The Gillisia sp. Hel_I_86 genome has a segment encoding these proteins:
- the fumC gene encoding class II fumarate hydratase, which translates to MDYRIEKDTMGEVKVPSDKLWGAQTERSKNNFKIGAPGSMPLEIVYGFAYLKKAAAFTNCELGVLPVEKRDYIAQVCEEILAGKHDDQFPLVIWQTGSGTQSNMNLNEVIANRAHQLAGKIIGEGEKTLQPNDDVNKSQSSNDTFPTGMHIAAYKKVSEVTLPGVTKLRNTLKKKSEEFKDVVKIGRTHFMDATPLTLGQEFSGYVAQLDHGIKALENTLPHLAELALGGTAVGTGLNTPKGYSKRVAEFIAKFTGLPFVTAPNKFEALAAHDAFVESHGALKQLAVSLNKIANDIRMLSSGPRSGIGEISIPANEPGSSIMPGKVNPTQCEALTMVCAQVMGNDVAISVGGMQGQFELNVFKPVMAANFLQSAQLIGDACTSFDENCAKGIEPNKKRIKELLDNSLMLVTALNTKIGYYKAAEIANTAHANGTTLKQEAVNLGYVTEKEFDEWVKPNDMVGGLK; encoded by the coding sequence ATGGACTACAGAATAGAGAAAGACACGATGGGAGAGGTTAAAGTGCCTTCAGATAAGTTATGGGGAGCACAAACCGAGCGTTCTAAAAACAACTTTAAAATTGGTGCCCCGGGAAGCATGCCGTTGGAAATAGTGTATGGTTTTGCATATCTTAAAAAAGCAGCTGCCTTTACCAATTGCGAACTTGGAGTCCTACCTGTAGAAAAAAGAGATTATATAGCACAAGTTTGTGAGGAGATCCTTGCCGGAAAACACGACGATCAATTTCCTTTGGTGATATGGCAAACTGGAAGTGGTACCCAAAGCAATATGAATTTAAACGAAGTGATCGCTAACCGCGCACATCAACTTGCTGGAAAAATTATTGGAGAGGGGGAAAAAACCCTTCAACCAAACGACGATGTAAATAAATCCCAATCTTCCAACGATACATTTCCCACTGGAATGCACATTGCTGCATATAAAAAGGTGAGTGAAGTTACTTTACCGGGAGTTACAAAATTAAGGAACACGCTTAAAAAGAAATCTGAAGAATTCAAGGATGTGGTCAAGATTGGCCGTACCCATTTTATGGATGCCACTCCCCTAACCCTGGGACAGGAATTTAGCGGGTATGTTGCGCAATTGGACCATGGGATAAAAGCTTTAGAAAACACATTGCCACATTTAGCAGAGTTGGCGCTAGGTGGAACGGCGGTAGGGACCGGCTTAAATACTCCAAAAGGATATTCCAAACGCGTAGCTGAATTTATAGCAAAATTCACAGGACTCCCTTTTGTGACTGCTCCCAATAAGTTTGAAGCTTTGGCGGCTCATGATGCATTCGTGGAGTCCCACGGTGCTTTAAAACAATTGGCAGTTTCCCTAAATAAGATTGCCAATGACATTAGAATGCTTTCCTCTGGGCCTAGAAGTGGAATTGGGGAAATAAGTATTCCTGCAAACGAACCTGGATCTTCTATTATGCCTGGAAAAGTGAATCCAACGCAATGTGAAGCATTAACCATGGTTTGCGCACAGGTAATGGGGAACGATGTTGCTATAAGCGTAGGCGGTATGCAAGGGCAGTTTGAATTGAACGTTTTTAAACCTGTAATGGCTGCCAACTTCTTACAAAGCGCACAACTAATTGGAGATGCTTGCACTTCTTTTGATGAAAATTGTGCTAAAGGTATTGAACCAAATAAGAAAAGGATCAAGGAACTTTTGGATAATTCGTTGATGTTGGTCACTGCTTTAAACACCAAGATTGGATATTATAAAGCAGCTGAAATCGCAAACACAGCTCATGCCAATGGTACTACCTTAAAACAGGAAGCTGTAAATTTAGGGTATGTTACAGAAAAAGAGTTTGACGAGTGGGTAAAACCAAATGATATGGTTGGAGGCTTGAAATAA
- a CDS encoding outer membrane beta-barrel protein, whose amino-acid sequence MTFRKFLVFSFVLIFFISSSYSGYSQSKEFTISGKVMDDALNVPLEYATVAITRPSDPKFLDGGVTDIKGEFAIKVPPGVYNITIEFISYTPKSFKNRTIESDLDLGTIKLGISSSSLDEVIVRAETTQVEVRLDKKIYNIGKDLTTKGGTVSDALSNVPSVSVDVEGAISLRGNENVRVLINGKPSAMAGFGSTNVLGQLPAEAIDRVEVITSPSARYDAEGTAGILNIILRKEKTLGFNGSLTANAGTPADYGLSANANLRKDKFNLFNTTSLNYRNGPGNAFFDTRYFNGTFDRVVEDRDYNRLRRSFNTNLGIEYYITEMSSLTASAFYRLGNNNDLTENYTNRFIDNDFAVQTLRREFVTEDGNSYQFALNYSNKFDEEGHELTADFQYEYDKNEQPSLISEDVLFSDSSQEIGFLADEETTSIEKQNEFLIQVDYVRPIGEDSQFEAGYRGSFENDVTDYTLKQQDPESLQLLVNDTLTNVFDYTENVNAVYTQYGTKFGDFSFLLGLRLENTQLKGTIDSKLSEEEITASFGFPIDVNFDNNYLGLFPTVNLIYEIAENENITLGYNRRINRPRGWFINPFPSRSSRTNVFQGNPNLAPAYASAFDLGYLKRWKKITLTSSIYYQYETDAFERVQQGTGEFIDGIEIIRTIPINLGTNERIGAEAGILYNPAKWLRLNGSINFFQFKKEGDFNGVDFGSKNESFFARFSSKVSLPAKIEWQTNAFYFGPSENSQTKSDGIFSIDVALSKEILKDNATLSLNARDLLNTRKRSSVTTTDRFIQESEFQWRERQITLSLIYRFNQKKNQQRKRESTNGDDGGEFEG is encoded by the coding sequence ATGACCTTCAGAAAATTCCTAGTTTTCAGCTTTGTGCTGATTTTTTTTATTTCCAGCTCCTATTCGGGCTACTCTCAATCCAAAGAATTTACAATTTCAGGTAAGGTAATGGACGATGCATTAAATGTTCCACTGGAATATGCAACCGTAGCAATCACGAGACCAAGTGATCCCAAATTCCTTGATGGAGGCGTTACCGATATTAAAGGCGAGTTTGCCATAAAAGTTCCCCCAGGAGTTTATAACATTACTATAGAGTTTATATCCTATACTCCAAAAAGCTTTAAAAATCGAACAATAGAATCAGATCTAGACCTTGGAACTATCAAATTAGGGATAAGTTCTTCCAGTTTAGATGAAGTGATTGTACGTGCCGAAACTACACAAGTAGAAGTTAGGTTGGATAAAAAGATCTATAATATTGGAAAAGATCTTACTACCAAAGGCGGTACCGTAAGCGATGCATTAAGTAATGTTCCTTCGGTATCCGTAGATGTGGAAGGCGCAATTAGCCTTAGGGGAAATGAAAATGTTCGTGTTTTAATTAACGGAAAACCTTCTGCAATGGCAGGATTTGGTTCCACCAATGTTTTGGGACAATTGCCCGCGGAAGCCATAGACCGTGTAGAAGTAATCACTTCTCCTTCTGCAAGATATGATGCCGAAGGTACCGCTGGAATCCTGAATATTATCCTAAGAAAAGAGAAAACGCTAGGTTTTAACGGCTCTCTAACCGCCAATGCGGGAACTCCAGCTGATTACGGCCTTAGCGCGAATGCCAACTTAAGAAAAGACAAATTCAATCTTTTTAACACCACTAGCTTAAACTACCGTAATGGGCCTGGAAATGCCTTTTTTGATACTCGATATTTTAATGGAACGTTCGACAGGGTTGTGGAAGACAGGGATTATAATAGGCTAAGAAGAAGTTTTAACACAAATCTTGGTATAGAATATTATATTACAGAAATGTCTTCACTTACGGCAAGTGCATTTTACAGATTGGGGAATAATAATGATTTAACTGAAAATTATACAAACAGATTTATAGATAATGACTTCGCGGTGCAAACACTTAGGCGGGAATTTGTAACCGAAGATGGTAACAGCTATCAATTTGCCTTGAACTACAGCAATAAGTTTGATGAAGAAGGGCATGAATTAACTGCCGATTTTCAATATGAATATGATAAAAATGAACAACCTTCACTTATTTCTGAAGATGTCCTTTTTAGCGATTCGTCGCAAGAAATAGGATTTCTTGCAGACGAAGAAACAACCTCAATAGAAAAGCAAAATGAATTCCTTATCCAAGTAGATTATGTTCGACCAATTGGGGAAGATTCCCAATTTGAAGCCGGGTATCGAGGAAGCTTTGAAAATGATGTTACAGATTATACCTTAAAGCAACAAGATCCTGAAAGCCTTCAACTTTTGGTAAATGATACGCTAACGAATGTATTCGATTATACCGAAAATGTAAATGCAGTTTACACACAATACGGGACAAAATTTGGTGACTTTTCTTTCCTTTTGGGACTCAGGCTAGAGAACACACAATTAAAGGGAACTATAGATTCCAAATTAAGCGAGGAGGAAATCACGGCATCTTTTGGTTTCCCAATAGATGTTAACTTTGATAATAATTATTTGGGACTCTTTCCTACCGTTAATTTGATTTATGAAATAGCAGAGAACGAAAATATTACGCTGGGCTATAATAGAAGGATCAACAGGCCTAGAGGTTGGTTTATAAATCCATTTCCATCCAGATCCAGTAGAACAAATGTCTTTCAAGGAAACCCCAACTTGGCTCCCGCCTATGCAAGTGCTTTCGATCTTGGCTATTTAAAGCGGTGGAAAAAAATAACGCTTACCTCTTCAATTTATTATCAATATGAAACTGATGCTTTTGAACGCGTTCAGCAAGGTACCGGGGAATTTATTGATGGAATAGAGATTATTAGAACCATTCCCATAAATTTAGGAACCAATGAACGTATTGGTGCAGAGGCCGGCATATTGTACAATCCAGCCAAATGGTTACGTCTTAATGGGAGCATCAATTTCTTTCAGTTTAAAAAAGAAGGAGACTTCAATGGAGTAGATTTTGGATCGAAAAACGAAAGCTTTTTTGCAAGGTTTAGCTCTAAAGTAAGCTTGCCTGCAAAAATTGAATGGCAAACAAATGCATTTTATTTTGGTCCTTCAGAAAATTCACAAACAAAATCTGATGGGATTTTTAGCATCGATGTCGCTTTAAGCAAAGAGATCCTTAAGGACAATGCCACTTTATCCTTAAACGCACGTGACCTTTTAAATACAAGAAAACGTTCTTCGGTAACAACTACAGATAGATTTATTCAGGAAAGTGAATTTCAATGGAGAGAAAGGCAAATTACCTTATCGTTGATCTATAGGTTCAATCAAAAGAAAAATCAGCAACGTAAAAGAGAGAGCACTAACGGTGATGATGGAGGAGAGTTTGAAGGATAA